The Candidatus Tumulicola sp. genome has a window encoding:
- the acs gene encoding acetate--CoA ligase, giving the protein MIENKPQAIEALFAENRVFPPSEEFKKQANWNDPAVYDRAGADYLKFWEEQAARLEWFQKWNSVLQWDEHKKIARWFDGGKLNVSHNCLDRHVKAGHGKQIAFFWEGEPGDSRALSYSELLQETCRLANGLREMGVKKGDRVAIYMGMVPELPVALLACARIGAIHSVVFGGFSAESLRDRIVDGECKVLITQDQGWRRGGKIALKQIADDAVKDTPSIKHVIVLKRVGDPVGWQQGRDHWYHELVSKQSPECPPEHMDAEDVLYILYSSGTTAKPKGIVHTTGGYLTGITSTHKYIFDLKEERDVYWCTADIGWVTGHSYIVYGPLANRATSVIFEGTPDFPDKDRFWAVVEKYKVSILYTAPTAIRTFMKWGTEYPARHDMSSLRLLGSVGEPINPEAWIWHKDFIGGGRCPVVDTWWQTETGMILVSPLPGITPTKPGSATFPYPGVFADVVNADGESVPLGGGGYIVITKPWPAMLRTLWGDHDRYLETYWKRFAKQGYYFPADGCKRDKEGYYWLLGRVDDVMNVSGHRISTTEVESAFVDHPKVAECAVVSKKDDITGEAIAAFVTLKGGGVGSPAEADELRKHVVSKIGAFARPKYVTFTPDLPKTRSGKIMRRLLRDVMEERPLGDTTTLADATVVKNIAEMAKTSTKDD; this is encoded by the coding sequence ATGATCGAGAACAAGCCACAAGCCATCGAAGCGCTCTTTGCCGAGAACCGTGTGTTCCCGCCGAGCGAAGAGTTCAAAAAACAGGCGAATTGGAACGACCCCGCCGTGTACGATCGCGCCGGGGCGGACTATCTGAAATTCTGGGAAGAGCAGGCCGCGCGTCTCGAGTGGTTCCAGAAATGGAATTCCGTGCTGCAGTGGGATGAGCACAAGAAGATCGCGCGCTGGTTTGACGGCGGCAAGCTCAACGTCTCGCACAACTGCCTCGATCGGCACGTGAAGGCAGGCCACGGAAAACAGATCGCCTTCTTTTGGGAAGGCGAGCCGGGCGATTCACGCGCGCTCTCGTATTCTGAACTGCTGCAGGAGACGTGCCGGCTGGCCAACGGGCTGCGCGAAATGGGCGTGAAGAAAGGCGACCGCGTCGCGATCTACATGGGCATGGTGCCGGAACTGCCCGTGGCGCTCTTGGCGTGCGCGCGCATCGGCGCCATCCACTCGGTGGTGTTCGGCGGCTTCTCCGCGGAGAGTCTGCGCGATCGGATCGTTGACGGCGAGTGCAAAGTCCTCATCACGCAAGACCAGGGCTGGCGGCGCGGTGGCAAGATCGCGCTCAAGCAGATCGCGGACGACGCGGTCAAAGACACGCCGAGCATCAAGCACGTGATCGTGCTCAAGCGCGTGGGCGACCCGGTGGGCTGGCAGCAGGGCCGGGACCACTGGTACCACGAGCTCGTGAGCAAGCAAAGCCCGGAATGTCCGCCGGAACACATGGACGCCGAAGACGTGCTCTACATCCTATACTCCAGCGGCACGACGGCCAAGCCCAAGGGTATCGTGCACACGACGGGCGGCTATCTGACCGGCATCACCTCGACGCACAAGTACATCTTCGATTTGAAAGAGGAGCGCGACGTGTACTGGTGCACCGCCGACATCGGATGGGTGACCGGCCACTCCTATATCGTGTACGGGCCGCTGGCCAATCGCGCGACGAGTGTGATCTTCGAAGGCACGCCGGACTTCCCTGACAAGGACCGCTTTTGGGCGGTCGTCGAGAAATATAAGGTCTCGATCCTCTACACCGCGCCCACCGCGATCCGCACGTTCATGAAATGGGGCACCGAATACCCCGCACGTCACGACATGTCGTCGTTGCGCTTGCTCGGCTCGGTCGGCGAGCCGATCAATCCTGAAGCGTGGATCTGGCATAAGGATTTCATCGGCGGCGGGCGCTGTCCGGTCGTCGACACGTGGTGGCAGACGGAGACCGGCATGATCCTGGTTTCGCCGCTGCCGGGCATCACCCCGACGAAGCCCGGTTCCGCGACGTTCCCCTATCCGGGCGTTTTCGCCGACGTCGTCAACGCCGACGGCGAATCGGTGCCGCTCGGCGGCGGCGGCTACATCGTCATCACCAAACCCTGGCCCGCGATGCTGCGCACGTTGTGGGGCGATCACGATCGTTATCTCGAGACGTATTGGAAGCGCTTTGCCAAACAGGGCTACTATTTTCCAGCGGATGGCTGCAAGCGCGACAAGGAAGGCTACTACTGGCTGCTGGGCCGCGTGGACGACGTGATGAACGTGTCAGGGCATCGCATCTCGACCACGGAGGTCGAGAGCGCGTTCGTCGATCACCCGAAGGTGGCCGAATGCGCCGTGGTCTCCAAGAAGGACGACATCACCGGCGAAGCGATCGCGGCTTTCGTGACGCTCAAGGGCGGCGGCGTCGGCTCACCGGCCGAAGCCGACGAGCTGCGCAAGCACGTCGTCTCGAAGATCGGCGCGTTCGCGCGTCCGAAGTACGTCACGTTCACGCCGGATCTGCCCAAGACGCGCTCGGGCAAGATCATGCGCCGGCTGCTGCGCGACGTCATGGAGGAGCGGCCGCTCGGCGATACGACCACGCTCGCCGATGCGACGGTCGTGAAGAACATCGCCGAGATGGCGAAGACGTCGACCAAGGACGACTAA
- the add gene encoding adenosine deaminase: MKNSPLREWIRGLPKPELHVHLEGTITPATYERIARRNGVEMPEDVAALFHCTDFQSFLYAFLRVVQALQKPTDFAELTYEYLAASAAAGVRHVELFVSPATQRMFFKELDLAEMVNAVGESSRQAEADFGISSLLLFDMVRNLGEQHALQDLELAQKCKSAGVIGVGLGGDERRFPARDFKSAFTRAKELGLRRTVHAGEAAGADSIADAIKLLQAERIGHGVAASGNAELIALLRERNIAVDMCPTSNRVTGAIGPDAPHPLPEFLAAGLTVTLSSDDPAFFGASLLDEYENAARMGLSKKELARVAINGFEASFAAGDRRRAWIEEVRSYPVT, encoded by the coding sequence TTGAAGAACTCGCCCTTGCGCGAGTGGATCCGCGGCTTGCCCAAGCCCGAGCTGCACGTGCACCTCGAAGGCACGATAACCCCCGCCACCTACGAACGCATCGCGCGGCGCAACGGTGTCGAGATGCCCGAAGATGTCGCAGCGCTGTTCCACTGCACCGATTTCCAAAGTTTCTTGTATGCGTTCTTGCGGGTGGTACAAGCGCTCCAAAAACCCACGGACTTCGCGGAGCTGACCTACGAATATCTCGCCGCCTCCGCCGCGGCGGGCGTCAGACACGTCGAACTCTTCGTATCGCCTGCGACGCAACGCATGTTCTTCAAGGAACTCGATCTTGCCGAGATGGTCAATGCGGTCGGCGAGTCAAGCCGGCAAGCGGAAGCGGACTTCGGCATCTCGTCGCTGCTGTTGTTCGACATGGTGCGAAACCTCGGCGAACAGCACGCCCTCCAGGATCTCGAACTCGCTCAAAAATGCAAAAGCGCGGGCGTCATCGGTGTCGGCCTCGGCGGCGACGAGCGCCGCTTTCCGGCCCGCGACTTCAAATCAGCATTCACAAGAGCCAAAGAACTCGGTCTGCGCCGCACCGTTCATGCCGGCGAAGCAGCGGGCGCTGACAGCATCGCCGACGCCATAAAGTTACTCCAAGCCGAGCGGATCGGTCACGGGGTCGCGGCAAGCGGCAATGCAGAACTCATCGCGCTCCTGCGCGAGAGAAACATCGCCGTCGACATGTGCCCGACCAGCAACCGCGTCACCGGCGCAATCGGTCCAGACGCGCCTCACCCGCTGCCCGAATTCCTCGCCGCGGGCCTTACCGTCACGCTCAGTTCCGACGACCCGGCGTTCTTCGGCGCCTCGCTGCTCGACGAGTATGAGAACGCCGCGCGCATGGGATTATCCAAAAAAGAACTCGCCCGCGTCGCCATCAATGGCTTCGAGGCGAGTTTTGCCGCCGGCGATCGCAGGCGGGCCTGGATCGAAGAGGTGAGAAGCTACCCCGTTACTTAG
- a CDS encoding amidase, producing MTEAQMAFSSISELGALLRKHSVSSVELTQMYLRRLERIGKRLNAVVTLMPDRALAEAKRADADLAAGTDHGPLHGIPYGVKDLLAAKGAPTTWGAAPYRDQVFKQDATVIKLLGAAGAVLIAKLAMIELAGGLGYNSANASFTGPCKNPWNTNYWTGGSSSGPGAAMGAGLVAFAIGSETSGSIVNPSTYCGITGLRPTYGRVSRHGAMALCWTLDKIGPMCRTAEDTGLVLAAIAGRDPNDPTSSSREVPLYSLKPGAPGSVRVRDVLDLVKPSRLRLGLVKDSTKKAQPEVVKNFDKALGVLRKFADIEEVAVPAHRYGASIVTILAAEGAAAFRDIIQDGRAATLADPDDRRGGYSYLTVPAVDYVDAMRERAPIKRGFSKLFKRFDALVAPTFGSVALPIGVSFDKAYPGIEGGSPIASANLAGIPAIAVPNGFGQQGLPTGLSFIGPAFSEADLIALGDEFQSRTDWHRRHPPLAL from the coding sequence GTGACCGAAGCGCAAATGGCGTTCTCTTCGATTTCGGAACTCGGCGCGTTGCTGCGCAAGCACTCCGTGTCCTCGGTCGAACTCACGCAGATGTACCTGCGGCGGCTCGAACGCATCGGAAAGAGACTCAACGCGGTCGTGACGCTGATGCCCGATCGCGCGCTGGCCGAGGCCAAGCGGGCCGACGCCGATCTCGCAGCCGGCACCGATCACGGACCGCTGCACGGCATTCCGTACGGCGTCAAGGACCTGCTTGCCGCCAAGGGCGCGCCGACAACCTGGGGCGCGGCGCCGTATCGCGACCAGGTATTCAAACAAGACGCGACGGTGATCAAGCTGCTGGGGGCGGCCGGCGCCGTGCTCATCGCCAAACTCGCGATGATCGAACTTGCCGGTGGTCTCGGTTACAACTCGGCCAACGCTTCGTTCACCGGCCCGTGCAAGAACCCGTGGAACACGAATTACTGGACCGGCGGCTCCTCGAGCGGACCAGGCGCCGCGATGGGCGCCGGTCTCGTGGCCTTCGCGATCGGCTCGGAGACGAGCGGCTCGATCGTGAACCCCTCGACGTATTGCGGCATCACCGGGCTGCGCCCGACGTATGGCAGAGTGAGCCGCCACGGCGCCATGGCGCTGTGCTGGACGCTCGACAAAATCGGCCCGATGTGCCGGACCGCAGAGGACACCGGACTCGTGCTCGCCGCCATAGCCGGCCGCGACCCGAACGACCCGACCTCATCGAGCAGAGAAGTTCCACTGTATTCACTTAAACCAGGGGCGCCGGGATCTGTGAGAGTCAGGGACGTTTTGGACTTGGTGAAACCATCCCGCTTGCGACTCGGCCTGGTGAAGGATTCGACGAAGAAAGCGCAACCCGAAGTCGTCAAGAACTTCGACAAAGCGCTCGGCGTGCTGCGAAAATTTGCGGACATCGAAGAAGTCGCGGTGCCGGCGCATCGCTACGGCGCAAGCATCGTCACGATTCTGGCAGCCGAGGGCGCCGCGGCCTTCCGCGACATCATCCAAGACGGCCGCGCCGCGACGCTGGCCGATCCCGACGACCGTCGCGGCGGGTATTCGTATCTCACCGTCCCCGCGGTGGACTATGTGGACGCGATGCGCGAGCGCGCGCCGATCAAGCGCGGCTTCTCAAAGCTTTTCAAACGCTTCGACGCGCTTGTCGCTCCCACGTTCGGCAGCGTCGCGCTGCCCATCGGCGTCTCATTCGACAAGGCGTATCCCGGCATCGAGGGCGGATCGCCGATCGCCTCAGCGAACCTGGCCGGCATTCCGGCGATCGCCGTGCCGAACGGCTTCGGGCAGCAGGGGCTGCCGACGGGTCTTTCGTTCATCGGACCAGCATTTTCAGAAGCTGACCTCATAGCGCTCGGCGACGAGTTCCAGTCGCGCACCGATTGGCACCGCCGCCACCCACCCCTGGCCCTGTAA
- a CDS encoding DUF1028 domain-containing protein, with the protein MIKPSTFSIIGYDPHANETGVVVQSKFLSVGAAVPWVAADAGAVATQAWANTTYGPRGLEMLRKGMPPQDVIAELIRDDEHASQRQLGIVDMQGRSATYTGDECMPWAGGKSGTNFAAQGNILAGPEVVDALVSTFEQTRGALADRLVAALRAGQAAGGDRRGKQSAALYIAKPKGGYSGFNDRYVDLRVDDHPEPIEELARILELHKLYFFKPEPQDVLKIDTALGAEIVTLLKRAKALASTSAAFDVAANEALVKFMHKENLEDRVRDDGCIDRQTLGYLRGYTA; encoded by the coding sequence ATGATAAAGCCGTCGACGTTTTCCATCATCGGCTACGATCCGCACGCGAACGAAACCGGCGTCGTGGTGCAATCCAAATTTCTTTCCGTCGGCGCCGCCGTGCCGTGGGTGGCGGCGGATGCCGGCGCGGTCGCCACGCAGGCTTGGGCCAACACCACCTATGGCCCGCGCGGTCTCGAGATGCTGCGCAAGGGAATGCCGCCGCAAGATGTCATCGCTGAGCTGATTCGCGACGACGAACACGCTAGCCAACGCCAACTGGGAATCGTCGACATGCAGGGCCGCTCCGCTACGTATACAGGCGACGAGTGCATGCCGTGGGCGGGCGGGAAGTCGGGCACGAACTTCGCAGCGCAAGGAAACATTCTCGCCGGCCCCGAGGTCGTCGACGCTCTGGTCTCGACTTTCGAGCAAACGCGGGGCGCTCTCGCGGACCGGCTCGTTGCGGCGTTAAGGGCCGGCCAAGCCGCCGGCGGTGATCGACGCGGCAAGCAAAGCGCCGCGCTCTACATCGCCAAACCGAAGGGCGGCTACAGCGGTTTCAACGATCGATATGTGGATCTTCGCGTCGACGATCATCCCGAACCGATCGAAGAACTCGCGCGTATCCTCGAGCTGCACAAACTCTATTTCTTCAAACCAGAACCGCAAGACGTCCTGAAAATCGACACCGCGCTGGGAGCCGAGATCGTCACATTGCTGAAGAGGGCCAAGGCGCTAGCGTCTACGAGTGCGGCATTTGACGTCGCCGCCAACGAGGCGCTCGTCAAATTCATGCACAAGGAGAACTTGGAAGACCGCGTGCGCGACGACGGCTGCATCGACCGCCAGACGCTGGGCTACCTGCGCGGCTACACCGCTTGA
- a CDS encoding metal-dependent transcriptional regulator: MPQQHRGGNSALKTATPSVAHETEVSPNVEMYLKSIVRLQDGVEPVSTSAIAQELGVSAASASAMLKRLDSEGYVTHDGRHGVLPTHSGARIGALTLRRQRLAERLLVDHLGIPWEISASEACRLEHAISPLVERHLSRFTGEPTTCPHGHPIPREDGSIWRHDGAIELADLPLGVPAAVLEIKHDIPELLKFLAEIGLRPGTPVSVEHREHAVGLLTIVVAGKKHTVSTQLAGDILVRNPQKKSATKGK, from the coding sequence ATGCCACAGCAGCACCGTGGGGGCAACTCCGCGCTCAAAACGGCCACGCCATCGGTCGCCCACGAGACCGAGGTCAGCCCCAACGTCGAGATGTACCTGAAGTCGATCGTGCGCCTGCAGGATGGCGTCGAGCCGGTTTCCACCTCAGCTATCGCGCAGGAGCTCGGCGTCTCGGCGGCTTCCGCCTCGGCGATGCTCAAGCGTCTGGATTCAGAAGGCTACGTGACCCATGACGGCCGCCACGGCGTGCTCCCCACGCACTCAGGCGCGCGAATCGGTGCCCTAACGTTGCGGCGCCAGCGCCTCGCCGAGCGCCTGTTGGTGGATCATCTCGGTATTCCGTGGGAGATCTCGGCCTCAGAGGCGTGCCGTCTCGAACACGCCATATCGCCGCTCGTCGAGCGTCATCTGTCGCGCTTCACGGGCGAACCGACGACCTGCCCTCACGGTCACCCGATTCCGCGCGAGGATGGCTCGATCTGGCGCCACGACGGCGCGATAGAGCTCGCGGACCTGCCGCTGGGCGTGCCGGCCGCGGTGCTCGAGATCAAGCACGACATTCCCGAGCTGCTCAAGTTTCTGGCCGAGATCGGGCTGCGCCCCGGCACGCCGGTCAGCGTCGAGCACCGCGAGCACGCGGTCGGACTGCTGACGATCGTCGTCGCCGGCAAGAAGCACACCGTCAGCACGCAATTGGCGGGCGACATCCTCGTTCGCAACCCACAGAAGAAGTCCGCGACCAAAGGCAAGTAG
- a CDS encoding multicopper oxidase domain-containing protein: MLRAVLFIGALVFALESRALGASLDDARPGLVATDIAPDIVARAEADAQKSAALLPALPPPLAGKIKTIHLIAEIKPWEIAPGISTQAWTYNGTVPGPTIHVRQGDRLRVILTNHLPAPTTIHWHGVELPADMDGVPGLSQSPVPPGQSYVYEFTVKESGTYLYHTHFDDLNQLDRGLYGALVVDPATPAAQAYQRDYLMLLSSWRVFSSTENYFSINGKSYPLTKPFVVKRGERVRIREINISGTEFHTMHIHGHHFSVVAVDGQRVSPQNRQLMSTVLLGPGELRDIEFRADAPAGTWMVHCHVVDHMLNGGMGPGGLIASIQYEGAPDKLTSMGDMMSVASPGGGAQSSGPPMTQPAALILGAIAGLTIFFGLPFAALRRVPPAWLSFLNATAIGVLFFLLFDILRQAGEPLSSALHLMQLGGGVTQLVVLLATYVFGLGTGLVGLVYFTRVILMRSKSLAAEGHLSPMTLATTIAVGIGLHNFGEGLAIGQSAATGAIQLAVLLIIGFGLHNMTEGFGIAAPLAGTGTPANLAAIVRLGLIGGGPTFLGTVVGYHFVSPLLSVLFLTLAAGAIIYVIGEMTKAGSRIGYKRLASVGVLAGFLLGLGTDLILSAAGA; the protein is encoded by the coding sequence ATGTTGCGGGCAGTTCTCTTCATCGGCGCGCTCGTTTTCGCACTGGAATCTCGCGCGCTCGGCGCATCGCTCGACGACGCCCGCCCCGGTCTTGTGGCCACGGACATCGCACCCGACATCGTCGCGCGCGCCGAAGCTGACGCGCAAAAGAGCGCGGCGTTGTTGCCCGCGCTCCCGCCGCCGCTCGCAGGCAAGATCAAGACGATCCACCTGATCGCCGAGATCAAGCCATGGGAGATCGCGCCGGGAATCAGCACGCAAGCATGGACGTACAACGGCACGGTTCCGGGCCCGACCATTCACGTGCGCCAGGGCGACCGTCTGCGCGTCATCCTCACCAATCATCTGCCCGCGCCCACGACCATCCATTGGCACGGCGTCGAACTTCCCGCAGACATGGATGGGGTGCCGGGCCTGAGCCAGTCGCCCGTGCCCCCGGGCCAGAGCTACGTGTACGAATTCACGGTCAAAGAGTCAGGCACGTACCTTTACCATACGCACTTCGACGACCTCAACCAACTCGACCGCGGTTTGTACGGTGCGCTCGTCGTCGATCCGGCCACGCCGGCGGCACAAGCGTACCAGCGCGATTATCTCATGCTGCTGTCATCGTGGCGCGTTTTCAGCTCGACCGAGAACTATTTCAGCATCAACGGCAAGAGCTATCCGCTGACCAAACCTTTCGTGGTCAAGCGTGGCGAGCGCGTGCGCATTCGCGAGATCAATATCAGCGGCACCGAATTCCATACCATGCACATCCATGGTCACCACTTCAGCGTCGTCGCCGTGGACGGCCAGCGGGTCTCGCCGCAAAACCGCCAGCTGATGAGCACCGTGCTCCTCGGTCCGGGCGAACTGCGCGACATCGAATTCCGCGCCGACGCGCCAGCCGGCACGTGGATGGTGCACTGCCACGTCGTCGACCACATGCTCAACGGCGGCATGGGGCCGGGCGGCTTGATCGCGTCCATCCAATACGAGGGCGCCCCCGACAAGCTTACGTCCATGGGCGACATGATGAGCGTAGCGTCCCCGGGCGGAGGCGCGCAGTCCTCCGGTCCTCCGATGACGCAACCCGCCGCCTTGATCCTCGGCGCCATCGCCGGTCTGACGATCTTTTTCGGCCTGCCGTTCGCCGCGCTGCGTCGCGTGCCGCCCGCCTGGCTTTCGTTCCTCAACGCCACCGCCATCGGCGTGCTGTTCTTCCTGCTCTTCGACATCTTGCGCCAAGCCGGCGAACCGCTCAGCTCCGCGCTGCACCTCATGCAGCTCGGCGGCGGTGTGACTCAGCTCGTCGTCTTGCTCGCGACGTACGTCTTCGGCTTGGGCACGGGCTTGGTCGGGCTGGTCTACTTCACGCGCGTCATCCTCATGCGCTCAAAGTCACTGGCCGCCGAGGGCCACCTCTCCCCGATGACGCTCGCCACGACCATCGCCGTCGGCATCGGCTTGCATAATTTCGGCGAGGGACTCGCCATCGGCCAATCCGCCGCGACCGGCGCCATCCAACTCGCGGTGCTGCTCATCATCGGCTTTGGGCTGCACAACATGACCGAAGGCTTCGGCATCGCTGCCCCGCTGGCGGGAACGGGCACGCCGGCGAATCTCGCTGCGATCGTGCGTCTCGGTCTGATCGGAGGCGGCCCGACGTTTCTCGGCACGGTGGTCGGCTATCATTTCGTCTCGCCGCTGCTCTCCGTGCTGTTCCTGACGCTCGCCGCGGGCGCCATCATCTACGTCATCGGCGAAATGACCAAGGCCGGATCCCGGATCGGCTACAAACGGCTGGCTTCGGTAGGCGTGCTGGCTGGCTTTCTGCTAGGGCTCGGGACAGACCTCATCCTCTCGGCTGCAGGAGCCTAG
- a CDS encoding TlpA disulfide reductase family protein: MKILAGAALAALVLVAAGCSQNAGPSSGAGGRPQPGETAPTLARVGALAPDFTVKGIDGTRINLARFRGKAVFINVFATWCPPCKEELPQIVASYPKYSDKIVFLGLDEQEEAGQVTPFVKQFHIAFQVGLDPGTFAEKYEVGSIPESVFIDKYGVVRKIWRGFLPAGVLHDGLSAIVKD, translated from the coding sequence ATGAAGATTCTCGCGGGGGCCGCTTTGGCGGCCCTAGTCCTTGTCGCGGCGGGCTGTTCGCAAAACGCGGGTCCCTCGAGCGGCGCCGGCGGCAGGCCACAACCGGGCGAGACCGCCCCGACCTTGGCACGCGTCGGCGCTCTGGCTCCGGATTTCACGGTCAAGGGCATCGACGGCACGCGCATCAACCTCGCCCGCTTTCGAGGCAAGGCCGTCTTCATCAACGTGTTCGCCACGTGGTGCCCGCCGTGCAAGGAAGAACTGCCGCAAATCGTCGCGAGCTACCCGAAGTACAGCGACAAGATCGTGTTTCTGGGCCTAGACGAGCAAGAAGAAGCCGGGCAGGTGACCCCGTTCGTCAAGCAATTCCACATCGCGTTCCAGGTCGGGCTCGATCCGGGCACGTTCGCCGAGAAGTACGAAGTGGGTTCCATTCCGGAAAGCGTGTTCATCGACAAGTACGGTGTGGTGCGCAAGATCTGGCGCGGCTTCTTGCCCGCCGGCGTGCTGCACGACGGTCTTTCAGCAATCGTTAAGGACTAG
- a CDS encoding DUF1059 domain-containing protein, producing the protein MKTMTCKDLGGTCDEKLSASSWDEMVKTMTKHVMANHPDVAKQMEKMHNEDPSKWGKETKPKWDAAPEA; encoded by the coding sequence ATGAAAACGATGACATGTAAGGATCTCGGCGGAACGTGTGACGAAAAATTGTCAGCCAGTTCATGGGACGAAATGGTTAAGACCATGACGAAACACGTGATGGCGAATCACCCTGATGTGGCGAAACAAATGGAAAAGATGCACAACGAAGACCCCAGCAAATGGGGCAAAGAAACGAAGCCCAAGTGGGATGCGGCTCCTGAAGCGTAA